One Trichosurus vulpecula isolate mTriVul1 chromosome 7, mTriVul1.pri, whole genome shotgun sequence genomic region harbors:
- the LOC118858039 gene encoding olfactory receptor 2T29-like, giving the protein MKQTVWLENQTFGTDFILLGLFSQSKYPTLFYSLTFIIFIVALTENATLVLLIQSDPHLHTPMYFFISQLSLMDMMYISVTVPKMLLDQVIGIHNISAPSCGIQMFFYLTLGGAECFLLAAMSYDRYMAICHPLRYPILMNHRFCILLAIVCWFLGSIDGFVLTPITMNFPFCKSREIQNFFCEAPALLKLSCSDTSLYETVMYLCCVLMLLIPVIIILSSYSLILLTVTRMNSATGHRKAFVTCSSHITVVFLFYGAVVYNYMLPASYHTPEKDIMVSVFYTILTPVINPLIYSVRNKDVTAALKKMLWSKWVLVNFQK; this is encoded by the coding sequence ATGAAGCAAACAGTGTGGTTGGAGAATCAAACTTTTGGGACTGATTTCATCCTGTTGGGGCTCTTTAGCCAAAGCAAATACCCTACTCTCTTCTACTCACTGACATTCATTATTTTCATAGTAGCTCTGACTGAGAATGCCACTTTAGTTCTTTTGATTCAAAGTGATCCCCACCTCCACACTCCCATGTACTTCTTCATCAGTCAGCTTTCTCTCATGGACATGATGTATATCTCTGTCACTGTGCCCAAGATGCTGTTGGATCAGGTGATTGGGATTCATAATATCTCAGCCCCAAGCTGTGGAATCCAGATGTTTTTCTATCTGACACTTGGGGGAGCAGAGTGCTTCCTTTTGGCAGCCATGTCCTATGACAGGTATATGGCCATTTGTCACCCTCTCCGCTACCCCATCCTCATGAACCATAGATTTTGCATACTCCTTGCAATTGTCTGTTGGTTCTTGGGATCCATTGATGGTTTCGTGCTCACTCCTATCACTATGAACTTCCCCTTTTGTAAATCCCGAGAGATCCAGAACTTCTTCTGTGAGGCCCCTGCTTTGTTGAAACTCTCCTGTTCAGACACATCACTCTATGAGACTGTAATGTACCTGTGCTGTGTCCTTATGCTCCTCATCCCTGTCATAATTATTTTGAGCTCCTACTCCCTCATTCTCCTCACAGTCACTAGGATGAATTCGGCTACTGGTCATCGGAAAGCATTTGTCACATGCTCCTCCCACATAactgttgtttttctcttttatggaGCTGTTGTCTATAACTACATGCTCCCTGCTTCTTATCATACTCCTGAAAAGGATATCATGGTATCTGTCTTCTATACTATCTTAACACCTGTTATAAACCCTCTCATCTACAGTGTTAGGAATAAAGATGTCACAGcagctttgaagaaaatgttATGGTCAAAGTGGGTTTTAGTTAATTTTCAGAAGTAG